In a single window of the Elaeis guineensis isolate ETL-2024a chromosome 4, EG11, whole genome shotgun sequence genome:
- the LOC109504878 gene encoding uncharacterized protein, whose product MQHILYKDFAMQPPWDLKVGKIYIIHHTYGCNNSLKDELCETAVHNLDLIKKGAAPDDLYAIVMGQEQSRHIRMVGLGLSPENYWGKNKNHVEAIRKAIETTEEVRALKQELQVYRREPLEFSFLFPCLCT is encoded by the exons ATGCAGCATATTCTATATAAGGATTTTGCGATGCAG CCCCCTTGGGATTTAAAGGTTGGAAAGATATATATAATCCACCATACTTATGGATGCAACAATTCGTTGAAG GATGAGCTATGTGAGACTGCTGTCCATAATCTTGACTTAATAAAAAAAGGTGCCGCTCCTGATGATCTATATGCAATAGTCATGGGACAAGAGCAAAGTAGGCATATTCGAATGGTAGGACTGGGTCTCTCACCTGAGAACTATTGGGGCAAGAACAAAAATCATGTCGAGGCCATAAGGAAGGCAATTGAAACCACTGAGGAGGTCCGGGCCTTGAAGCAAGAGCTACAAGTATATCGACGAGAGCCTTTGGAATTTAGTTTTCTTTTTCCATGTTTGTGTACATAG